The following coding sequences lie in one Pseudomonas sp. B33.4 genomic window:
- a CDS encoding LysR family transcriptional regulator, with protein MRLRHIEVIQALLQTGHLGTAAEWLQLPVAEVEERLREAESQLGFMLFASVRGRLQSTPEARALQIEIAHVYEALEPVQRLASSLKQYLAPPLRIIGTPPLAQQLLPQSLAALRRRLPDAPCSLLSAPTRDIVRSLLLRESDLGLSLHDPEHPDIDCRPLAQGKLQLLAPHGWLQPKQKYISLQDLAGQTMVGLEGQDPLSPALENKLQALRPAPSIQTRVQTHQMMRSMVEAGEGLAIVDPFTALGARSAGLDVCPLSPAVPISLYALTFKHAAPSAAIQTLLGIVTEQAEAMLSS; from the coding sequence ATGCGTTTACGTCATATCGAAGTGATTCAGGCGCTCTTGCAGACCGGTCACCTGGGCACTGCCGCCGAATGGCTGCAGTTGCCGGTGGCCGAGGTCGAGGAGCGTTTGCGCGAAGCCGAGAGTCAGTTGGGGTTCATGCTGTTCGCCAGCGTGCGCGGACGCCTGCAATCGACGCCCGAGGCGCGGGCATTGCAGATCGAAATCGCCCATGTCTATGAAGCGCTGGAGCCGGTGCAACGTCTGGCCAGCAGCCTCAAGCAATACCTCGCCCCGCCCTTGCGCATCATCGGCACCCCGCCGCTGGCGCAACAATTACTCCCGCAAAGTCTCGCCGCCCTGCGCCGACGTCTGCCCGATGCACCGTGCAGCCTGCTCAGTGCGCCTACCCGCGATATCGTCCGCAGCCTGTTGTTGCGCGAAAGCGATCTGGGCTTGAGCCTGCACGACCCCGAACACCCCGACATTGATTGCCGGCCATTGGCGCAAGGCAAGCTGCAACTGCTCGCGCCCCACGGCTGGCTGCAACCAAAACAGAAGTACATTTCCCTGCAGGACCTGGCCGGTCAGACCATGGTCGGCCTCGAAGGCCAGGACCCGCTGAGCCCGGCGCTGGAAAACAAGCTGCAGGCACTGCGCCCGGCACCGAGCATCCAGACCCGCGTACAAACCCATCAGATGATGCGCAGCATGGTCGAGGCCGGCGAAGGCCTGGCCATTGTCGATCCGTTCACCGCATTGGGCGCGCGTTCGGCCGGGCTGGATGTCTGCCCGCTGTCGCCAGCGGTGCCGATCAGCCTGTACGCCCTGACCTTCAAGCACGCGGCGCCGTCAGCGGCGATTCAGACCTTGCTCGGCATCGTCACGGAACAAGCCGAGGCGATGCTGTCGAGCTGA
- a CDS encoding GNAT family N-acetyltransferase, producing MQPVMNPKYPGLSVRVADEGFAPYIWGSDFSFEVAAYGAAVIGQPVEQWRVTPIVPYRKCYGIDPEEFSSFHNAADSAIFMAYLDDEPVGHLVISTNWNGFAHIDELAVHAPARRHGVAKALLDVAQFWSRKKKLPGIMLETQNNNLGACRLYERCGYVIGGVDQLRYRGIDPNTAEVALFWYRLFDNPLENPLSSTASPRLVP from the coding sequence ATGCAACCGGTCATGAATCCGAAATACCCAGGGCTGTCGGTGCGTGTCGCCGATGAAGGCTTTGCGCCGTATATCTGGGGCAGCGACTTCAGTTTCGAAGTCGCGGCCTATGGAGCCGCCGTGATCGGCCAGCCTGTCGAACAGTGGCGGGTCACACCGATCGTGCCTTACCGCAAGTGCTACGGCATCGATCCCGAGGAGTTCAGCAGCTTCCACAACGCCGCCGACAGCGCGATTTTCATGGCGTATCTCGACGATGAGCCGGTCGGTCATCTGGTGATCAGCACCAACTGGAATGGCTTTGCGCATATCGATGAGCTGGCGGTGCACGCGCCGGCTCGCCGGCATGGTGTGGCCAAGGCATTGCTGGATGTCGCGCAGTTCTGGAGCCGCAAAAAAAAGTTGCCGGGGATCATGCTCGAAACCCAGAACAACAACCTTGGCGCCTGTCGGCTGTATGAGCGCTGCGGTTATGTGATTGGCGGCGTTGACCAGTTGCGCTATCGCGGCATTGATCCGAACACCGCCGAAGTGGCGTTGTTCTGGTACCGATTGTTCGATAATCCGCTGGAAAACCCGCTCAGCTCGACAGCATCGCCTCGGCTTGTTCCGTGA
- a CDS encoding Orn/Lys/Arg decarboxylase N-terminal domain-containing protein — MYKDLKFPVLIVHRDIKADTVAGDRIRGIARELEQEGFNIVSAIDYTEGRLVASTHHGLACMLIAAEDASTNSHLLQNMAELIGLARVRAPDLPIFALGEQVTLENAPADAMAELNQLRGILYLFEDTVPFLARQVARAARKYLDGLLPPFFKALVQHTADSNYSWHTPGHGGGVAYHKSPVGQAFHQFFGENTLRSDLSVSVPELGSLLDHTGPLAEAEARAARNFGADHTFFVINGTSTANKIVWHSMVGRDDLVLVDRNCHKSVLHAIIMTGAIPLYLCPERNELGIIGPIPLSEFSRESIQAKIDASPLTKGRAPKVKLAVVTNSTYDGLCYNAELIKQSLGNSVEVLHFDEAWYAYAAFHEFFAGRYGMATSRSEDSPLVFTTHSTHKLLAAFSQASMIHVQDGGARQLDRDRFNEAFMMHISTSPQYSIIASLDVASAMMEGPAGRSLLQETFDEALSFRRALANLRQHIAADDWWFSIWQPPGVEGIDRVQTEDWLLQPEADWHGFGEVSDDYVLLDPIKVTLVMPGLNAGGALSDKGIPAAVVSKFLWERGLVVEKTGLYSFLVLFSMGITKGKWSTLLTELLEFKRSYDANVRLDCCLPCVAQQDTTRYRGMGLRDLCDQLHACYRSNATAKHLKRMYTVLPEIAMKPAHAYDHLVRGEVEAVPIDELEGRIAAVMLVPYPPGIPLIMPGERFTESTRSIIDYLKFARTFDSSFPGFVVDVHGLQHEDEGSGRQYTVDCVKE; from the coding sequence ATGTACAAAGATTTGAAGTTCCCGGTGTTGATCGTCCATCGCGACATCAAGGCCGACACGGTCGCCGGTGACCGTATCCGTGGCATCGCCCGGGAGTTGGAGCAGGAAGGTTTCAATATCGTTTCGGCCATCGACTACACCGAAGGGCGGTTGGTGGCGTCAACGCACCACGGCCTCGCGTGCATGCTGATCGCCGCCGAGGACGCCAGCACCAACTCGCACCTTTTGCAGAACATGGCTGAACTGATCGGACTGGCGCGGGTGCGCGCACCGGATCTGCCGATCTTCGCCCTCGGTGAGCAAGTCACTCTGGAAAATGCCCCGGCCGATGCCATGGCCGAGCTTAATCAACTGCGCGGCATTCTTTATCTGTTCGAAGACACCGTGCCATTTCTGGCCCGGCAAGTCGCGCGGGCGGCGCGCAAGTACCTGGATGGTTTGCTGCCACCGTTTTTCAAGGCGCTGGTGCAGCACACCGCCGATTCCAATTATTCCTGGCACACCCCCGGCCATGGTGGCGGCGTGGCGTATCACAAAAGCCCGGTGGGGCAGGCGTTTCACCAGTTCTTTGGCGAAAATACCTTGCGTTCGGACTTGTCAGTGTCGGTGCCGGAACTCGGCTCGCTGCTCGATCACACCGGGCCGCTCGCCGAAGCCGAAGCGCGCGCGGCACGCAATTTCGGCGCCGATCACACCTTTTTCGTGATCAATGGCACCTCAACGGCGAACAAGATTGTCTGGCACTCGATGGTCGGGCGCGATGATCTGGTGCTGGTCGATCGCAACTGTCACAAGTCGGTGTTGCACGCGATCATCATGACCGGCGCCATTCCGTTGTACCTGTGCCCGGAGCGCAATGAACTGGGGATCATCGGCCCAATTCCCCTGAGCGAATTCAGCCGCGAGTCGATTCAAGCCAAGATCGATGCCAGCCCGTTGACCAAGGGCCGCGCACCGAAAGTCAAACTGGCGGTGGTCACCAATTCAACCTACGACGGCCTCTGCTACAACGCTGAACTGATCAAGCAGAGCCTCGGCAACAGCGTCGAAGTCCTGCATTTCGACGAAGCGTGGTACGCCTATGCCGCGTTCCACGAGTTTTTCGCCGGGCGCTACGGCATGGCCACGTCGCGCAGTGAAGACAGCCCGCTGGTGTTCACCACCCATTCCACGCACAAACTGCTCGCCGCGTTCAGTCAGGCGTCGATGATTCATGTGCAGGATGGCGGTGCGCGGCAACTTGATCGCGACCGTTTCAATGAAGCGTTCATGATGCACATCTCGACCTCGCCGCAGTACAGCATCATCGCTTCGCTGGACGTGGCGTCGGCGATGATGGAAGGCCCGGCCGGGCGTTCGCTGTTGCAGGAAACCTTTGATGAAGCGCTGAGTTTTCGCCGCGCGCTGGCCAATCTGCGCCAGCACATTGCCGCGGATGACTGGTGGTTTTCGATCTGGCAGCCGCCGGGTGTCGAAGGCATCGACCGTGTGCAGACCGAGGACTGGCTGCTGCAACCGGAGGCCGACTGGCACGGCTTTGGCGAGGTGAGCGACGATTACGTGTTACTCGATCCGATCAAAGTCACGCTGGTGATGCCGGGGCTGAATGCCGGCGGTGCGCTGAGCGATAAGGGCATTCCGGCGGCGGTGGTCAGCAAGTTCCTCTGGGAACGTGGCCTGGTGGTGGAAAAAACCGGGCTGTATTCGTTCCTGGTGCTGTTCTCGATGGGCATCACCAAAGGCAAATGGAGCACGCTGCTCACCGAGTTGCTCGAATTCAAACGCAGTTACGATGCTAATGTGCGCCTCGACTGTTGCCTGCCGTGCGTGGCCCAGCAAGACACCACGCGTTATCGCGGCATGGGCCTGCGCGATTTGTGTGATCAGTTGCATGCCTGTTATCGCAGCAATGCCACCGCCAAACACCTTAAACGCATGTACACCGTGCTCCCGGAAATCGCCATGAAACCCGCCCACGCCTACGATCATCTGGTACGCGGTGAAGTCGAGGCGGTGCCGATCGATGAGCTGGAGGGACGTATTGCCGCCGTCATGCTGGTGCCGTATCCGCCGGGGATTCCGTTGATCATGCCCGGCGAGCGCTTCACCGAATCGACCCGTTCGATCATTGATTACCTGAAATTTGCTCGCACGTTCGATAGCAGCTTCCCCGGTTTTGTCGTGGATGTGCATGGATTGCAGCACGAAGACGAAGGCAGTGGACGGCAATACACCGTCGATTGCGTCAAGGAATGA
- the dnaQ gene encoding DNA polymerase III subunit epsilon yields MATRSVVLDTETTGMPVTDGHRIIEIGCVELIGRRLTGRHFHVYLQPDRESDEGAIGVHGITNEFLVGKPRFAEVADEFFEFIKGAQLIIHNAAFDVGFINNEFALMGQHDRADITQHCSILDTLMMARERHPGQRNSLDALCKRYGVDNSGRELHGALLDSEILADVYLTMTGGQTSLSLAGNASDGNGTGDGADNSATEIRRLPADRQPARIIRATEDELAAHLVRLEIIAKSAGGPAMWTQIAEADAQV; encoded by the coding sequence ATGGCCACCAGATCCGTTGTACTCGATACCGAAACCACCGGCATGCCGGTGACCGATGGTCACCGGATCATTGAAATCGGTTGCGTCGAACTGATTGGTCGGCGCCTGACGGGCCGGCATTTTCACGTTTACCTGCAACCGGATCGCGAGAGTGATGAAGGCGCCATCGGCGTTCACGGTATTACCAACGAGTTCCTGGTTGGCAAACCACGGTTTGCCGAAGTGGCCGATGAGTTCTTCGAATTCATCAAGGGCGCGCAGCTGATCATCCACAACGCGGCGTTCGACGTTGGCTTCATCAACAACGAATTCGCTTTGATGGGCCAGCACGATCGCGCTGACATCACCCAGCACTGCTCGATCCTCGATACCTTGATGATGGCCCGGGAACGTCACCCGGGGCAGCGCAACAGCCTCGATGCGTTGTGCAAACGTTATGGCGTCGACAACTCGGGCCGTGAACTGCACGGCGCCTTGCTTGACTCGGAGATTCTCGCCGACGTCTACCTGACCATGACCGGCGGCCAGACCAGTCTGTCGCTGGCGGGCAATGCGTCTGACGGCAATGGCACGGGCGATGGCGCGGACAACTCGGCAACCGAGATTCGTCGTTTGCCGGCGGATCGCCAGCCAGCGCGGATCATTCGCGCGACTGAGGATGAATTGGCGGCGCATCTGGTGCGGCTGGAAATCATTGCCAAGTCTGCCGGCGGGCCGGCGATGTGGACGCAGATCGCCGAAGCTGACGCGCAGGTTTAA
- the rnhA gene encoding ribonuclease HI has product MSESVESVDTVELFTDGACKGNPGPGGWGALLVCKGVEKELWGGEANTTNNRMELLGAIRGLEALKRPCEVLLVTDSQYVMKGINEWMANWKKRGWKTAAKEPVKNADLWKELDAQVNRHKVTWKWVRGHIGHHGNERADQLANRGVDEVRGYKQS; this is encoded by the coding sequence ATGAGCGAAAGCGTTGAAAGCGTCGACACCGTAGAGCTGTTCACCGACGGCGCCTGCAAGGGCAACCCCGGCCCGGGCGGCTGGGGCGCCTTGCTGGTGTGCAAGGGCGTCGAAAAGGAACTGTGGGGCGGCGAAGCCAATACCACCAACAACCGTATGGAACTGCTCGGCGCGATTCGCGGCCTCGAAGCCTTGAAGCGGCCGTGCGAAGTGCTGCTGGTGACCGACTCGCAATACGTGATGAAAGGCATCAACGAGTGGATGGCCAACTGGAAGAAGCGCGGCTGGAAAACTGCCGCGAAGGAACCGGTGAAGAACGCTGATCTGTGGAAAGAGCTGGACGCGCAGGTCAACCGTCACAAGGTCACCTGGAAGTGGGTGCGTGGGCACATTGGTCATCACGGTAACGAGCGGGCGGACCAGTTGGCTAACCGTGGTGTCGACGAAGTGCGCGGTTACAAGCAGAGCTGA
- a CDS encoding class I SAM-dependent methyltransferase: MSDKAFAQADPDWLALIGAAREWLSGPLGQFLLDEERRMLEDELGRFFGGYLVHYGPSAETPPAAPQVQRNVRLGAPLPGVEIVCEEQAWPLSEHAADVVVMQHGLDFCLSPHGLLREAASSVRPGGHLLIIGINPWSTWGLRHVFAHDALRQARCISPSRVADWLNLLGFALEKRRFGCYRPPLASAKWQARLAGWERKAGDWQLSGGGFYLLVARKIVVGLRPLRQERREPMGKLIPLPMAKVNRRRIEP; encoded by the coding sequence ATGAGTGATAAAGCGTTCGCACAGGCTGATCCTGACTGGCTGGCCCTGATCGGTGCAGCCCGTGAATGGCTGTCCGGCCCGCTCGGGCAATTTCTGCTCGATGAAGAGCGGCGCATGCTCGAAGACGAGTTGGGCCGCTTCTTTGGCGGCTATCTGGTGCATTACGGGCCATCGGCCGAAACCCCGCCGGCAGCGCCGCAAGTGCAGCGCAATGTGCGTCTTGGCGCGCCGTTGCCGGGTGTCGAGATTGTCTGCGAAGAGCAGGCCTGGCCGCTGAGCGAGCACGCCGCCGACGTGGTGGTGATGCAGCATGGGCTGGATTTCTGCCTGTCACCCCATGGTTTGCTCCGTGAAGCGGCAAGCAGCGTGCGCCCCGGCGGGCATTTGCTGATCATCGGCATCAACCCGTGGAGCACTTGGGGCTTGCGCCATGTTTTTGCTCACGACGCCTTGCGTCAGGCGCGCTGCATATCACCGTCACGGGTCGCCGACTGGCTCAATCTGCTGGGCTTCGCGCTGGAGAAACGCCGCTTCGGGTGCTATCGTCCGCCGCTCGCGTCAGCCAAGTGGCAGGCCCGTCTGGCCGGCTGGGAACGCAAGGCGGGTGACTGGCAGCTGTCGGGCGGCGGCTTCTATTTATTGGTCGCGCGCAAGATTGTGGTCGGGCTGCGACCGTTGCGTCAGGAACGTCGCGAGCCGATGGGCAAGCTGATTCCGCTGCCGATGGCCAAGGTCAATCGCCGGCGCATCGAACCGTAA
- the gloB gene encoding hydroxyacylglutathione hydrolase produces the protein MIQISALPAFTDNYIWLLQDHRTQRCAVVDPGDAAPVQAWLEAHPGWVLSDILITHHHHDHVGGVERLKAASGATVYGPASETIPARDVALKDNDTVSVLGWEFDVYAVPGHTLGHIAYYHHGLLFCGDTLFAAGCGRLFEGTPEQMHHSLNRLAALPEDTLVYCTHEYTLSNLKFAAAVEPSNPDIAARLEKVTQQRQNGVMTLPSTLALEKLTNPFLRTTETLVTQKVDERAGAQNRAPSEVFAALRAWKDKF, from the coding sequence ATGATACAGATCAGTGCCCTGCCCGCGTTCACCGACAACTACATCTGGTTGTTACAGGATCACCGCACCCAGCGCTGCGCGGTGGTCGATCCGGGCGATGCCGCGCCAGTGCAGGCATGGCTCGAAGCGCATCCAGGCTGGGTGTTGAGCGATATCCTGATCACCCACCACCATCATGATCACGTCGGCGGCGTCGAACGCCTGAAAGCGGCGAGCGGCGCGACCGTTTACGGCCCGGCCAGCGAAACCATCCCGGCGCGCGACGTGGCGCTCAAGGACAACGACACGGTCAGCGTGCTCGGCTGGGAGTTCGATGTCTATGCGGTGCCCGGTCACACCTTGGGCCACATTGCCTATTACCACCATGGCCTGCTGTTCTGCGGCGACACCCTGTTCGCTGCCGGTTGCGGCCGTTTGTTCGAAGGCACGCCGGAGCAAATGCACCACTCGCTCAACCGCCTCGCCGCTCTACCGGAAGATACGCTGGTCTACTGCACCCATGAATACACCTTGAGCAATCTGAAGTTTGCCGCCGCGGTCGAGCCGAGCAACCCGGACATCGCCGCCCGTCTGGAAAAAGTCACCCAGCAACGGCAAAACGGCGTAATGACCCTGCCCTCGACCCTGGCCCTGGAAAAGCTCACAAACCCGTTTTTGCGCACCACTGAAACATTAGTTACACAAAAAGTGGACGAACGGGCAGGCGCTCAAAACCGGGCGCCGAGTGAGGTTTTTGCGGCTCTGCGGGCATGGAAAGATAAGTTCTAA
- a CDS encoding transglycosylase SLT domain-containing protein — MSSSIRKSVNSDALTRLAQAIAVAVSATLAGCSSHAPQTEATHTPNIAARAKQKPIWLTEKPSPQVPQDIWERMRQGFQLQEGLGVNPRIEQQRLWFASNPSFLENAGERGSLYIHYIVERLEERNMPLELALLPVIESAYNPMAYSRADAVGLWQFIPSTGRYFNLRQTRFYDGRRDITASTTAAMDYLTRLHDMFNGDWLLALAAYNAGEGTVSRAIERNEKLGLPTDYWNLPLPAETQAYVPKLLALSQVVLAPEAYGVNLNPIANEPYFQVVEINQRMDLSKVAAVANIDEDELFQLNPAFKQRTTIDGPQHLLVPTSKAQLLTASLQTMRPDELISPRSLKPVFEGADPSEVAKLKRAYRVKRGDNLGSIAKANKVEVKDLQRWNKLTGKNLKVGQTLVMQDTTKRAPARKSGRVNTVVAANSKTKGKDDSTQQTQYKVKRGDTLYVVAKRFNVEMQHLKRWNPGAGKALKPGQMLTVYQPH; from the coding sequence ATGTCGTCATCCATACGTAAGTCCGTCAATTCAGACGCATTGACCCGCCTGGCGCAAGCCATCGCGGTGGCTGTGTCCGCCACCTTGGCGGGCTGTTCCAGCCATGCTCCGCAGACTGAAGCGACCCATACGCCGAACATTGCTGCGCGAGCCAAGCAGAAGCCGATCTGGCTGACCGAAAAGCCCAGCCCACAGGTTCCCCAGGACATCTGGGAACGCATGCGCCAGGGCTTTCAGCTGCAGGAAGGTCTCGGCGTCAACCCGCGCATCGAGCAACAGCGCCTGTGGTTCGCCAGCAATCCCTCTTTCCTCGAGAACGCCGGTGAACGCGGCAGTCTCTATATTCACTACATCGTCGAACGTCTTGAAGAACGCAACATGCCGCTGGAACTGGCCCTGTTGCCAGTGATTGAAAGCGCCTACAACCCAATGGCCTATTCCCGGGCCGATGCTGTCGGGCTGTGGCAATTCATTCCGTCCACCGGGCGTTACTTCAATCTGCGTCAGACCCGTTTCTATGATGGCCGTCGCGATATCACCGCCTCGACCACCGCTGCGATGGACTACCTGACCCGTCTGCACGACATGTTCAACGGTGACTGGCTGCTGGCGCTGGCGGCGTACAACGCCGGTGAAGGCACGGTCAGCCGCGCCATCGAGCGTAACGAAAAGCTCGGCCTGCCCACCGACTACTGGAACCTGCCGCTGCCGGCAGAAACCCAGGCCTACGTGCCGAAGCTGCTGGCACTGTCGCAAGTGGTCCTGGCGCCGGAAGCCTACGGGGTCAACCTCAACCCGATCGCCAACGAACCGTACTTCCAGGTCGTCGAAATCAACCAGCGCATGGACCTGTCCAAGGTTGCGGCGGTGGCCAACATCGACGAAGACGAACTGTTCCAGCTCAACCCGGCGTTCAAGCAGCGCACCACCATCGACGGCCCGCAGCATTTGCTGGTGCCGACGTCGAAGGCGCAGTTGCTGACCGCCAGCCTTCAGACCATGCGGCCGGACGAGCTGATCAGCCCGCGTTCGCTGAAGCCAGTGTTCGAAGGCGCCGATCCTTCCGAAGTGGCAAAACTCAAGCGTGCCTATCGCGTGAAGCGTGGCGATAACCTCGGTTCCATCGCCAAGGCCAACAAGGTCGAAGTCAAGGATCTGCAACGCTGGAACAAGCTGACCGGCAAAAACCTCAAGGTCGGCCAGACGCTAGTCATGCAGGACACCACCAAACGCGCGCCGGCTCGCAAGTCCGGCCGGGTCAACACGGTGGTTGCAGCCAACAGCAAGACCAAAGGCAAGGACGACAGCACGCAGCAGACTCAGTACAAGGTCAAACGCGGCGACACGCTGTACGTGGTGGCCAAGCGATTCAACGTTGAGATGCAGCATCTCAAGCGCTGGAACCCGGGTGCGGGCAAGGCACTCAAGCCTGGGCAGATGCTCACGGTTTATCAGCCGCACTGA
- a CDS encoding extracellular solute-binding protein, whose amino-acid sequence MKRPLLLLLISLALSSTASATITESHGYAQFGTLKYPARFTHFDWVNPQAPKGGTLRVMAFGTFDTVNPYTFKGTSPVTTANFLQYGINELNEPLMVGTGQYSPSGDEPASSYGLIAQSVEYSEDRSWVVFNLRPEARFHDGTPITAYDVAFSYRTLLKDGHPLYRTALQEVLRVDILNKQRIRFVLKRSGNPLLILRLGELPVLPQHYWKDRDFKATTFEPPLGSGPYRITSVTPGRQLIFERVKDYWGKDLPVNRGKYNFDRMEVEFYRDSDVAFEAFKAGEFDIYIEHQAKNWANGYNFPAIRRGDVIKAQIPHQIPTQSQGLFMNTRRATFADVKTREALGLMFDFEWTNRALFSDAYKRTTSYYPNSEFTTSGLPVGGEWLMLKPYKDQLPAKLFTEPFTLPKTDGRGIPRETMRKALALLAEAGWKLNGQRLQNANGQPLRFELLLVNPNLERLYQPYIENLNSIGIDARLRTVDRAQYKQRLDQFDFDMISMTLNQTLSPGLEQWQYFHSSQVNVKGSKNYAGIANPVVDHLLEQLLAARTRDEQVAAGKALDRVLLWQHYSIPNWYLNYHRLAYRNRLAFVTTPPYTLGLSAWWLKSSEKDQ is encoded by the coding sequence TTGAAGCGTCCCCTCCTCCTGCTCCTGATCAGCCTGGCCTTGAGCTCAACCGCAAGCGCGACGATTACCGAAAGTCACGGTTATGCGCAGTTCGGCACGCTCAAGTACCCGGCCAGATTTACCCACTTCGACTGGGTCAACCCGCAAGCGCCCAAGGGCGGTACGTTGCGGGTGATGGCGTTCGGCACCTTCGATACGGTCAACCCGTACACGTTCAAGGGCACCAGCCCGGTCACCACAGCGAACTTCCTCCAGTACGGCATCAATGAGCTGAACGAACCGTTGATGGTCGGCACCGGCCAGTACTCACCGTCTGGCGACGAACCCGCATCGAGCTACGGCTTGATCGCGCAATCGGTGGAGTACAGCGAAGATCGCAGCTGGGTGGTGTTCAATCTGCGCCCGGAAGCACGTTTTCACGATGGCACGCCAATCACCGCCTACGACGTGGCGTTCTCCTATCGAACGCTGCTCAAGGACGGCCATCCGCTGTATCGCACCGCGCTGCAGGAAGTGCTGCGGGTCGACATCCTCAACAAACAGCGGATTCGCTTCGTACTCAAGCGCTCGGGCAATCCGCTGTTGATCCTGCGCCTCGGTGAACTGCCGGTATTGCCGCAGCATTACTGGAAGGACCGCGACTTCAAAGCCACTACTTTCGAGCCGCCACTGGGCAGCGGGCCGTATCGCATCACCTCGGTGACGCCGGGCCGGCAGCTGATCTTTGAACGGGTCAAGGATTACTGGGGCAAGGACCTGCCAGTCAATCGCGGCAAGTACAACTTCGATCGCATGGAAGTCGAGTTCTACCGCGACAGCGATGTCGCCTTCGAAGCGTTCAAGGCTGGCGAATTCGACATTTACATCGAGCATCAGGCGAAGAACTGGGCCAACGGCTACAACTTCCCGGCCATCCGCCGTGGCGACGTGATCAAGGCGCAGATTCCGCATCAGATCCCGACTCAGAGTCAGGGCCTGTTCATGAACACCCGCCGCGCGACCTTCGCCGATGTGAAGACCCGCGAAGCGCTGGGCCTGATGTTCGATTTCGAGTGGACCAATCGCGCGCTGTTCAGCGATGCCTACAAGCGCACCACCAGTTACTACCCCAACAGTGAATTCACAACCTCCGGCCTGCCGGTCGGGGGTGAGTGGCTGATGCTCAAGCCGTACAAGGATCAACTACCGGCCAAACTGTTCACCGAGCCGTTCACCCTGCCAAAAACCGACGGTCGCGGCATCCCCCGGGAAACCATGCGCAAGGCACTGGCGCTGCTCGCCGAGGCCGGCTGGAAACTCAACGGCCAACGCCTGCAAAACGCTAACGGCCAACCGCTGCGGTTTGAGCTGCTGCTGGTCAATCCGAACCTTGAGCGCCTCTACCAGCCCTACATCGAGAACCTCAACAGCATCGGCATCGACGCGCGACTGCGCACCGTGGATCGCGCCCAATACAAACAGCGCCTCGATCAATTTGATTTCGACATGATCTCGATGACGCTCAACCAGACCCTTAGCCCGGGCCTTGAGCAGTGGCAGTACTTCCACTCCAGTCAGGTGAACGTCAAGGGCAGCAAGAATTACGCCGGCATCGCCAATCCGGTGGTCGATCACCTGCTCGAACAATTGCTCGCCGCGCGCACCCGCGACGAACAGGTCGCCGCCGGCAAGGCGCTCGACCGCGTGCTGCTCTGGCAGCACTACAGCATTCCCAACTGGTACCTCAATTATCACCGTCTGGCCTACCGCAACCGGTTGGCCTTCGTCACTACGCCGCCCTACACCCTGGGCCTGAGCGCGTGGTGGCTGAAGTCTTCGGAGAAAGATCAATGA